One Pseudobutyrivibrio xylanivorans genomic window, ACGATACTACCACCATAGTTTGTAAAGGAAATTAGTATCATGAATATAATTGGAAGAATATTGAAAACACAAATTCCGATCACAGGCAAAATCAACACAGTGATGTAGAATTTACTGTCCAGTAATTCCTGAAGCTCCTGTAGGAAGGTTTTTGGTCTCTTCCCATTTTTAACTTGCTCTTCGATTCCATATACATCCTTCAAATTAAGGATATACAGACTGATAAAACCAGCTATTACAATCCATGCAAATATTCCCATCAAGAGCATTACAACAGAATTATCCCCAACCGTACCAAGCCATGCATCTGCTTTATTTGTACCTAATGTAAAAAATCCAGTAAGGTCATCAATACCACGACGTACCAAATACAGAATAAACGCAACTTCAACGGCTAAAAAAAGCAAACCCTTTGCAACCGAACCATAAAGTATCTGCCCACTTCCCATAAAAAGTGCAGAAAGCTTCACTTTATAGCTACTGGTCTTTATTGCATTTCCCATTTTTTCAAAACAATTTCCCATAATAAAAGCCTCTTATTCCAAGGTAAAGATTGCATCATGAATCTGCTGACACATCTCTTCAAGCCCAGCCCTCATAGAGTCTATATCCTTATACTTTTTCTCAGAATCACTTCTAAAGGCATCCTTTGCAATGTCAGTAAAAAATGTCTGTCCAGGTGTCCATATCTGTGCCACTTCTTTAATTGATGGCATCAGCACAATATTTCCCTTTTCAAGTTTTTCATATATCGACTCAGACAAACCTCCTATCTCATTTGATACATCTTCTCTGGCAGGAGATATTCCAAGAGTCTCATTTCTCAACATAATCATGTCGTATTTGGTGGCGAAATCCACAAAAGCAAGACATGCATTAGGGCTCTTTGTGTACGAGCTTATTGCATAGCCATTAACTCCACCCATCGCCTTGCTATCTATAAGCTTTGGATTCTCCTCCTTCAAATCCCCACTCTCAGGGAGTTTTGGAATTCCTGTCATCACGAGATTCTCTTCCGCCTTAGCTCTAGCCTCTTCTTCTGAAAGGCCATCTGCTTCGTATTCATTTACCAACTCATCGAAAAAAGTAGTGTAGGTATCTGGCGTAGACATTGTGGCAAAATATGTACCATCTGCAAGCTTACTGTATGCATTTGTGGTAATCGTATCATCAATACAATCCTCATTCATTGTACTGGCCAACTGACTAAGCACCCAGGCCCCCTTTGCAGAATCACCTGCTGAAAAGCCTATGTCCTCTGGATTAGTGTTATTATCTCCGAAAATATATCCACCATAGGAAAATAAAAATCCGCTGGAAAAATAAACATCATAAAGAGACTTCATATAGCCATAGGTGTCCCCATTTTCATTGTGCCTATCAACCGAGAATGCATACATATCATTCCAATTTTCAACCATATCAGGAACATCGTTGCTGTCCTTATCCCAATTGTCTTTCCAATCCTCTGGCAATAAATCCCTGCGATAATAGAGCATTGGACACTGCACATTCACAGGTACCCCACAGGTATATGTCTGCCCATCAATATCAACTTGATAAGCTTGCCATGCAGACTTTGGAACCTGCGAATAGCACTCAAGCTTTTCCACTGGTAGTGGCAGGATGTGTTTTCCCTGTGCATACTGCATTATTACATCATTTGCCTGATATAACACATCTGGGCCGTAACCATAAGGGCCATCGTTGGCCAAATCAAGATATTGATCCATATTTGCGTCCACAGCTGTGATACCGTACTGCTCATATTCCTTGTTGAAAGCATCAATCAATTGTTGAAAATAGCCCTTAGAAATAGCGGTATCATTTTCCAACACCTGAATTGTAACGTTTTCTTCTAGCTCTCCACTAAAGATTGTGTTTTCTGTAGCAGTTGCATCACCTTTGTCCTCTGTAGCCTCTGACTTTCCACATCCGCTGAACGCACTAACACTTATGGCGCAAATCAGCATCATTGCAAGTTTTCTTCTCATTAGTTACGCCCCCTTTAAATATTTATCCTATACTCTGTAGGACTTGTAATCTCAAGCTCTATGCTTTCACCATTAGAGCTTCGTTTTACAACAAGTCTGTTAGCTCTTGATGTGATTTCAACATCTCCATACTGCAAAAGTTTGTTATGCCTTTTCAGTGATACCAGGTTCTTAATATGATTTAACAAATCCTTATCCCAGTTAGCTTCATTCCAATCAAAACAACGTCTGCAATCTGGATCATATCCACCTTCCATAGCCTGCTCTGTTCCATAATACATGCAAGGTGTACCAGGGAAAAACATTGTTAGGGCCAATGCTGTTTCCAGCTTCTTTTTATTCCCTTTAACCTCTGTGAAAAATCGTAGTGTATCATGTGAATCCAACAGATTTAACATCATATAATTAACCTGCTCCATGTTTCGCATGAGGATTCCGTTTAGCTTATCTGACATTGCCTCTGCGTCCGAGCATTCTCTGGCAAAATAATCTAGGCACGCCTTCGTATATGCGTAGTTCATAATACCGTCCTGCTGGTCACCCATCAATGCAGGATATGCATCATGCCAGTTTTCTCCGATAATTACAGCCTCTGACTTTTTGTCTTTGACCGCCTTTCTGAAGCTTCGCCAGAAATCATGAGATACCTCGTCTGCCACATCAAGACGCCAGCCATCGATGTCTGCCACATCAATCCAATAGGTTGCTATATCAAGTAAAAACTCCTGTACTCCAGGACATGCCGTATTAAGCTTTGGCATATAATCGCAATAGGCAAAACATTCGTAATTACGTTTTTTTGTATTTAGCTTGTCTCCATCGATAATAAACCAATTGTAGTATGGCGACTTGCTCCCATTTTTTATTACATCCTGAAACTGTTCCATCTCTTTGCTGCAATGATTGAACACTGCATCAAGAACAATTCTAATTCCACGTTCATGAGCCTTTCGCACAAGCTCGATTAAATCATCAGTGGTGCCGAACTGAGGGTCAATCTTTTTATAATCCTTGATATCATATTTGTGATTTGAGTCTGACTCAAAAATAGGGGTTAAATAAATTGCTGAGATACCCAAATCTTTTAAATAATCAAGTTTCTTAATAATTCCCCTCAAATCGCCACCTGCGTGATTTTTAGGAGTGGGCTTATCGCCCCATTTCATATCGATGTAGGACATATCTTTGTCTTCGTCACCAATACAAAATCTATCTACAAAAATTTGATAAAAAACTGCGCTTCTCATCCAGTCCACCATTGGCATTACATCATTGGAATTTATATATGGCAGCTGGAAAAAATTATAAAAACAATCCTCATATTTGTAATCATCAGTCAAACCATCTTCGCTGTAGTAGAATATCTTTCCTTTTTCCTCCAATTGGAAAATATATACGAATCTAACATCATCAATTTTGAGTTTAACCTCATAATATGCAAACAATTCATCCTTGTATTTCAAAGGAACCTCTGCTGTGAATCGTTCTTTTTGATAATCATATTTAACGCCATAAATAATTCTGACCTTCAGTCCTGCTTCGGCATCTTCTCTCGCTGTCCTAAGTCTTATGACAACTTCATCAATCGCTGTTGCAAAGCAATATCTTGATTCGGGGTTATGTAACAGTGCGTGCTTATTCATGTCTTCTCCTTTAGTTTGAATATGTCCAGGTTATTGTGT contains:
- a CDS encoding glycoside hydrolase family 13 protein, encoding MNKHALLHNPESRYCFATAIDEVVIRLRTAREDAEAGLKVRIIYGVKYDYQKERFTAEVPLKYKDELFAYYEVKLKIDDVRFVYIFQLEEKGKIFYYSEDGLTDDYKYEDCFYNFFQLPYINSNDVMPMVDWMRSAVFYQIFVDRFCIGDEDKDMSYIDMKWGDKPTPKNHAGGDLRGIIKKLDYLKDLGISAIYLTPIFESDSNHKYDIKDYKKIDPQFGTTDDLIELVRKAHERGIRIVLDAVFNHCSKEMEQFQDVIKNGSKSPYYNWFIIDGDKLNTKKRNYECFAYCDYMPKLNTACPGVQEFLLDIATYWIDVADIDGWRLDVADEVSHDFWRSFRKAVKDKKSEAVIIGENWHDAYPALMGDQQDGIMNYAYTKACLDYFARECSDAEAMSDKLNGILMRNMEQVNYMMLNLLDSHDTLRFFTEVKGNKKKLETALALTMFFPGTPCMYYGTEQAMEGGYDPDCRRCFDWNEANWDKDLLNHIKNLVSLKRHNKLLQYGDVEITSRANRLVVKRSSNGESIELEITSPTEYRINI
- a CDS encoding sugar ABC transporter substrate-binding protein, producing MRRKLAMMLICAISVSAFSGCGKSEATEDKGDATATENTIFSGELEENVTIQVLENDTAISKGYFQQLIDAFNKEYEQYGITAVDANMDQYLDLANDGPYGYGPDVLYQANDVIMQYAQGKHILPLPVEKLECYSQVPKSAWQAYQVDIDGQTYTCGVPVNVQCPMLYYRRDLLPEDWKDNWDKDSNDVPDMVENWNDMYAFSVDRHNENGDTYGYMKSLYDVYFSSGFLFSYGGYIFGDNNTNPEDIGFSAGDSAKGAWVLSQLASTMNEDCIDDTITTNAYSKLADGTYFATMSTPDTYTTFFDELVNEYEADGLSEEEARAKAEENLVMTGIPKLPESGDLKEENPKLIDSKAMGGVNGYAISSYTKSPNACLAFVDFATKYDMIMLRNETLGISPAREDVSNEIGGLSESIYEKLEKGNIVLMPSIKEVAQIWTPGQTFFTDIAKDAFRSDSEKKYKDIDSMRAGLEEMCQQIHDAIFTLE